One genomic segment of Actinoplanes ianthinogenes includes these proteins:
- a CDS encoding ATP-binding protein — MPRVLLQRDAELAMLDHRVAQVRSGTGAVIVVEGPAGIGKSSLLAAAGYGAAAAGLRVLSAWGGPLERDAGWGIARQLFAPVRQSPEWDTLAVGAAAPARRALDDDGATPAPTGDAMHAAAHGLTWLTCGLAARVATLLLVDDVHWADAPSLRWLGQLTRRLGSLPLGILCAVRSGEPPAEPDLLAELLAAAGAPVRPSPLAPATVRTIVRDRLPAAGPAFAQACHAATAGNPFLLGALLDHLLAERVEPTDAVAAGLSGFGPEQVARAVDRQLARLPAGTAELARAFAVLGRGAKLRHARDLAQLDQERACRLADRLRGAGLVEGGADGYALVHPLVEAALYNGLPAGERALWHARAARLLTTGRADPETVALHLLRTEPAGEPETVTALRTAADRAWRRGAPQNAATFLRRALAEPPIATYDEAELLGQLGLVIAEQEKPQAYDLLADAVGLAADPEQRARIGLAGARALGLAGYAEEALDLSRRVLARGAGADPELLERLEGELVCNAWLDAAEVADARDRTDRGGGQRFWAVHRAHRAICDGRPAAEAIALLRTALDVESDSLLATFLKFDLAAVEELDAVRALCDELIDVARPRGWMTALAHGSFVRAHALVQAGRVREAVTDGRYAFEFKLANPPASGLVWTLFPLLDALVEADDLDGAEAALAAARRTGADEPVPGKLRTAMLLERRARLWLARHRPADAHTDLLAAAETWQALGVTTAGFAAWRVDDSAALAALGDLTAARRLAEEHLDLAARVGLPGPRGAGLRALARTVGPAEAVPLLTQAAHLLAGSPAQLEHARVLVELGAALRRANQRAAAREPLVRALELADRGGMRLIGGRARQELLAAGGRPRRSVTTGPGALTPAEHRVAVLAALGHSNREIADQLFVTRRTVETHLTHIFQKLSVSSRAQLATSLPAPIG; from the coding sequence ATGCCGCGCGTGCTGTTGCAACGCGACGCGGAGCTGGCGATGCTCGACCACCGGGTCGCTCAGGTGCGATCCGGGACCGGCGCCGTGATCGTCGTGGAGGGCCCGGCCGGGATCGGCAAGTCGAGTCTGCTGGCCGCGGCCGGCTACGGCGCGGCCGCCGCCGGGCTGCGGGTGCTCTCCGCGTGGGGCGGCCCGCTGGAACGCGACGCCGGTTGGGGGATCGCCCGGCAGCTGTTCGCCCCGGTCCGGCAAAGCCCGGAGTGGGACACCCTGGCCGTCGGCGCGGCCGCGCCGGCCCGCCGCGCGCTCGACGACGACGGGGCCACCCCGGCGCCGACCGGCGACGCCATGCACGCCGCCGCGCACGGGCTGACCTGGCTGACCTGCGGTCTCGCCGCCCGCGTCGCCACCCTGCTGCTGGTCGACGACGTGCACTGGGCGGACGCGCCGTCGCTGCGCTGGCTCGGCCAGCTCACCCGGCGTCTGGGCAGCCTGCCGCTGGGCATCCTGTGCGCGGTCCGCTCCGGTGAGCCGCCGGCCGAACCGGACCTGCTCGCCGAGCTGCTCGCCGCGGCCGGCGCGCCGGTGCGGCCCAGCCCGCTCGCGCCGGCCACCGTGCGGACCATCGTGCGGGATCGGCTGCCCGCGGCCGGGCCGGCGTTCGCCCAGGCCTGCCACGCCGCCACCGCCGGGAACCCGTTCCTGCTCGGCGCGCTGCTCGACCACCTGCTCGCCGAGCGGGTCGAGCCGACCGACGCTGTGGCGGCCGGGCTCAGCGGCTTCGGCCCGGAGCAGGTGGCCCGCGCGGTGGACCGGCAGCTGGCCCGGCTGCCGGCCGGGACCGCGGAGCTGGCCCGGGCATTCGCCGTGCTCGGGCGCGGGGCGAAACTGCGGCACGCCCGCGACCTGGCCCAGCTCGATCAGGAGCGGGCCTGCCGGCTCGCCGACCGGCTGCGCGGCGCCGGCCTGGTCGAGGGCGGCGCGGACGGCTACGCGCTGGTGCACCCGCTGGTCGAGGCGGCCCTCTACAACGGACTTCCGGCCGGCGAGCGCGCCCTGTGGCATGCCCGGGCGGCGCGGCTGCTCACCACCGGACGGGCCGACCCGGAGACGGTCGCGCTGCACCTGCTGCGCACCGAGCCGGCCGGGGAACCGGAGACCGTCACGGCGCTGCGGACCGCCGCCGACCGGGCCTGGCGGCGCGGCGCCCCGCAGAACGCGGCGACCTTCCTGCGGCGGGCGCTGGCCGAGCCGCCGATCGCCACCTACGACGAGGCGGAGCTGCTGGGCCAGCTCGGCCTGGTCATCGCCGAGCAGGAGAAGCCACAGGCGTACGACCTGCTCGCCGACGCCGTCGGCCTGGCCGCCGACCCGGAGCAGCGGGCCAGGATCGGGCTGGCCGGCGCCCGGGCGCTGGGCCTGGCCGGATATGCCGAGGAGGCGCTGGACCTGTCCCGGCGGGTGCTGGCCCGGGGCGCCGGCGCCGACCCGGAGCTGCTCGAACGTCTCGAAGGTGAACTGGTCTGCAACGCGTGGCTGGACGCCGCCGAGGTGGCCGACGCCCGGGACCGCACGGACCGGGGCGGTGGGCAGCGGTTCTGGGCCGTGCACCGCGCGCACCGGGCGATCTGTGACGGACGACCGGCGGCCGAGGCGATCGCCCTGCTGCGGACGGCGCTCGACGTGGAGAGTGACTCGCTGCTCGCGACGTTCCTGAAGTTCGACCTGGCGGCGGTGGAGGAGCTGGACGCCGTACGGGCGCTGTGCGACGAGCTGATCGACGTGGCCCGGCCGCGCGGGTGGATGACCGCGCTCGCCCACGGCAGCTTCGTCCGGGCACATGCGCTGGTGCAGGCCGGGCGGGTCCGGGAGGCGGTCACCGACGGCCGGTACGCGTTCGAGTTCAAGCTCGCCAACCCGCCCGCGTCCGGCCTGGTGTGGACACTGTTCCCGCTCCTGGACGCGCTGGTGGAGGCGGACGACCTGGACGGCGCCGAAGCGGCCCTGGCGGCGGCCCGCCGGACCGGGGCAGACGAGCCGGTGCCGGGCAAGCTGCGCACCGCCATGCTGCTGGAACGCCGGGCGCGGCTCTGGCTGGCCCGGCACCGCCCGGCCGACGCGCACACCGACCTGCTCGCGGCGGCGGAGACCTGGCAGGCGCTCGGCGTGACGACCGCCGGGTTCGCCGCCTGGCGCGTCGACGACAGCGCCGCCCTCGCGGCGCTCGGCGACCTCACCGCCGCCCGGCGTCTCGCCGAGGAACACCTGGACCTGGCCGCCCGGGTCGGGCTGCCCGGCCCGCGCGGCGCCGGCCTGCGCGCGTTGGCCCGCACGGTCGGCCCGGCCGAGGCGGTGCCGCTGCTCACCCAGGCCGCGCACCTGCTCGCCGGCTCACCGGCCCAGCTCGAGCACGCCCGGGTCCTGGTCGAGCTCGGCGCCGCCCTGCGCCGGGCCAACCAGCGGGCCGCGGCCCGGGAGCCGCTGGTCCGGGCGCTGGAGCTGGCCGATCGCGGTGGGATGCGGCTGATCGGCGGCCGAGCCCGGCAGGAGCTGCTGGCGGCCGGCGGTCGCCCGCGGCGCAGCGTGACGACCGGGCCGGGCGCGCTCACCCCGGCCGAACACCGGGTGGCGGTGCTGGCGGCGCTCGGGCACAGCAACCGGGAGATCGCCGACCAGCTGTTCGTGACCCGGCGGACGGTGGAGACCCACCTGACCCACATCTTCCAGAAGCTGTCGGTGAGCAGCCGCGCCCAGCTCGCCACCTCGCTGCCCGCGCCGATCGGGTGA
- a CDS encoding class I SAM-dependent methyltransferase, whose protein sequence is METTDYALGRTAEEYERVRAQARLWEPDTARLLDRLGVGAGARCLDAGCGPGETMRHLKDRVGPHGTVTGLDLDTGMAAAAEAYTGCRVLIHDVTKDEPIPGGPYNLVYARLLLFHTPDQEAALARLWAAVGPGGHLLVQDYDLRTVGVVPSLDIAERMSGVVTQAFGAAGCDVRAGSRLPYLMARAGIGAPDGTDVAGRLVPAAAGTPILESVYRSLLPVAIANGITTPAESERSIATLHAETAAHPDRHVLLPLLNGAWKKK, encoded by the coding sequence ATGGAAACCACCGATTACGCATTGGGCCGCACGGCCGAGGAATACGAACGCGTCCGGGCGCAGGCCCGGCTCTGGGAGCCCGACACCGCTCGGCTGCTCGACCGTCTCGGCGTCGGCGCCGGGGCACGCTGCCTGGACGCCGGTTGCGGTCCGGGTGAGACGATGCGCCACCTGAAGGATCGGGTCGGCCCGCACGGCACGGTGACCGGGCTCGACCTGGACACCGGGATGGCGGCGGCCGCCGAGGCCTACACCGGCTGCCGGGTGCTGATCCACGACGTCACCAAGGACGAGCCGATCCCCGGCGGCCCTTACAACCTGGTCTACGCGCGGCTGCTGCTGTTCCACACGCCGGATCAGGAGGCGGCGCTGGCCCGGCTCTGGGCGGCGGTCGGGCCCGGCGGGCACCTGCTGGTGCAGGACTACGACCTGCGTACGGTCGGCGTGGTGCCCTCGCTCGACATCGCCGAGCGGATGAGCGGCGTGGTGACGCAGGCGTTCGGGGCGGCCGGGTGCGACGTGCGGGCCGGCAGCCGGTTGCCGTACCTGATGGCCCGGGCCGGGATCGGCGCGCCGGACGGCACCGACGTCGCCGGACGGCTCGTCCCGGCCGCGGCCGGCACCCCGATCCTGGAAAGCGTCTACCGCAGCCTGCTGCCGGTCGCCATCGCCAACGGCATCACCACCCCGGCCGAGTCGGAGCGCTCGATCGCGACGCTGCACGCCGAGACCGCTGCGCACCCGGACCGGCACGTGCTGCTGCCGCTGCTCAACGGGGCCTGGAAGAAGAAATGA
- a CDS encoding aminotransferase class V-fold PLP-dependent enzyme, translating to MPSAAVDVRALGVDFLAFSFHKLLAPFGSGVLYGRADLLQAALPFLYGGDMVAEGGVTAGHVTYNRLPWKYAAGTPNVLGVIVSAQALRLLADLVVPASRGYFRSNRPLPRSTIEETMRRVGSHTRDLTARALDAVRHIDGLILHGPDHAADRAPLIAFNLVGRSPASVAEALDRHGVESRAGCHCATLAHHALGLDPPASCRLSFAVYNTVEDVDRATGALHRVSRAGRGPLARLR from the coding sequence GTGCCGTCCGCGGCGGTCGACGTGCGGGCGCTCGGCGTGGACTTCCTGGCCTTCTCGTTCCACAAGCTGCTCGCGCCGTTCGGGTCCGGGGTCCTCTACGGCCGCGCCGACCTGCTCCAGGCGGCACTTCCTTTTCTGTACGGCGGGGACATGGTCGCCGAGGGTGGCGTCACCGCCGGGCACGTCACCTACAACCGGCTGCCGTGGAAGTACGCGGCCGGCACCCCGAACGTCCTCGGCGTGATCGTCTCGGCCCAGGCGCTGCGGCTGCTGGCCGACCTGGTCGTCCCCGCGTCGCGCGGGTACTTCCGCAGCAACCGGCCGCTGCCGCGGAGCACGATCGAGGAGACGATGCGGCGGGTCGGGTCGCACACCCGCGACTTGACCGCGCGAGCGCTGGATGCCGTACGCCACATCGACGGCCTGATCCTGCACGGCCCGGACCACGCGGCGGACCGTGCCCCGCTGATCGCCTTCAACCTGGTCGGGCGCAGCCCGGCGAGCGTGGCCGAGGCCCTGGACCGGCACGGCGTGGAGTCCCGGGCCGGCTGCCACTGCGCGACCCTGGCGCACCACGCGCTCGGCCTCGACCCGCCGGCCAGCTGCCGGCTGAGCTTCGCCGTCTACAACACCGTCGAGGACGTCGATCGCGCGACCGGCGCCCTGCACCGCGTCAGTCGAGCTGGACGCGGTCCATTAGCCCGGCTGCGGTGA
- a CDS encoding MBL fold metallo-hydrolase, giving the protein MITVQTFGGPTALFEYGGLRFLTDPTFDEPGDYVSPSGTKLTKLAPSSGRPDQPIDAVLLSHDQHADNLDDSGRALLADVPLTLTTPDGAQRLGGTARGLAPWESITLGAVTVTAVPARHGPEGCEPITGEVTGFVLTADGSQPVYVSGDNASLERVEEIAERFGPIGTALIFAGAVRTGLFDGALLTLDSEQAAEAARILGAQQIVLVHFNSWAHFTEGHDALVKAFTAAGLMDRVQLD; this is encoded by the coding sequence ATGATCACTGTGCAGACGTTCGGTGGCCCGACCGCGCTCTTCGAATACGGTGGCCTGCGCTTTCTCACCGACCCGACATTCGACGAGCCCGGTGACTACGTCTCCCCGAGCGGCACCAAGCTGACCAAGCTCGCGCCGTCGTCCGGCCGCCCCGACCAGCCGATCGACGCGGTCCTGCTCTCGCACGACCAGCACGCCGACAACCTGGACGACTCCGGCCGCGCCCTCCTCGCCGACGTGCCGCTCACCCTGACCACCCCGGACGGCGCGCAGCGGCTCGGCGGCACCGCCCGCGGCCTGGCACCCTGGGAGTCGATCACGCTGGGCGCGGTGACCGTGACCGCCGTCCCGGCCCGGCACGGCCCGGAGGGCTGCGAGCCGATCACCGGCGAGGTGACCGGTTTTGTTCTGACCGCCGACGGATCGCAGCCGGTTTACGTCAGCGGCGACAACGCGTCGCTGGAGCGGGTCGAGGAGATCGCCGAGCGGTTCGGCCCGATCGGCACCGCGCTGATCTTCGCGGGCGCGGTGCGCACCGGGCTGTTCGACGGCGCACTGCTCACCCTGGACAGCGAGCAGGCCGCCGAGGCCGCCCGGATCCTCGGCGCCCAGCAGATCGTGCTGGTGCACTTCAACAGCTGGGCGCACTTCACCGAGGGCCACGACGCGCTGGTCAAGGCGTTCACCGCAGCCGGGCTAATGGACCGCGTCCAGCTCGACTGA
- a CDS encoding CGNR zinc finger domain-containing protein, translating to MRFVIDRAPGADLHPGLDVANSRLAIPGQPALDLLESPEAATRWLIDRGLAPADAVLHEICAERLRDMRARIRELFEAHVRQTAPPPAALAAINAAMTRVPTAAELRWDPDRGLHRATPHPTDQVVDRALGVLAADVADLLTSAEASRLAACDSPPCVRFLLRGGRRQWCSVRCGDRARAARAYARKSH from the coding sequence GTGAGGTTCGTGATCGACAGGGCACCCGGCGCGGACCTGCACCCCGGCCTCGACGTGGCCAACAGCCGCCTGGCCATCCCCGGGCAGCCGGCGCTCGACCTGCTGGAGAGCCCCGAGGCGGCCACCCGGTGGCTGATCGATCGCGGACTCGCTCCGGCCGACGCCGTGCTGCACGAGATCTGCGCGGAGCGGCTGCGGGACATGCGGGCGCGGATCCGGGAGCTGTTCGAGGCGCACGTGCGGCAGACCGCTCCCCCGCCGGCCGCGCTCGCCGCGATCAACGCGGCGATGACCCGGGTGCCGACCGCCGCCGAGCTGCGCTGGGATCCGGATCGAGGGCTGCACCGGGCGACGCCACACCCGACCGATCAGGTGGTGGACCGGGCGCTCGGCGTGCTCGCGGCTGACGTGGCCGACCTGCTGACCAGCGCGGAGGCTTCCCGGCTGGCCGCCTGCGACTCGCCTCCGTGCGTGCGGTTCCTGCTGCGTGGCGGTCGGCGGCAGTGGTGCTCGGTGCGCTGCGGCGACCGGGCCCGGGCCGCGCGCGCCTACGCCCGGAAATCTCACTGA